The following are from one region of the Vitis riparia cultivar Riparia Gloire de Montpellier isolate 1030 chromosome 9, EGFV_Vit.rip_1.0, whole genome shotgun sequence genome:
- the LOC117921421 gene encoding phosphatidylinositol-glycan biosynthesis class F protein, translated as MKAVEIDFKTSTQAMTLKKEKKHQNHFRNDAPSPVSASHAIGSHLVCALGLALSFWATHSFFSTNLISDPVHTLLLIWVFETPIVVLVYSRFRKNPKECSYWKAVGRGLLGIPLGALINIFGAIALGAPVGIQYLPRTINWSLLMSLLTFVPAACVFGSSWTDWQRVFAHTKPIGAIDYMICLPAHGAIIGAWLGAWPMPLDWERPWQEWPVCVSYGAMAGYLVAMVASLGFTLVRGARLPLKQD; from the exons ATGAAAGCTGTGGAGATTGATTTCAAAACCTCCACACAAGCAATGACTctaaagaaggagaagaagcaTCAAAATCATTTTCGAAATGACGCACCATCCCCAGTATCAGCTTCACATGCAATTGGGTCTCACCTGGTTTGCGCCCTAGGCTTAGCTCTCTCGTTCTGGGCCACCCACAGTTTCTTCTCCACCAATCTCATTTCTGATCCCGTCCATACCCTCCTCCTCATCTGG GTCTTTGAAACCCCGATCGTGGTCCTTGTTTATAGTCGGTTTCGAAAGAATCCGAAAGAATGCTCG TATTGGAAAGCAGTGGGACGAGGCTTATTGGGAATTCCACTTG GGGCTCTCATCAATATATTTGGAGCTATTGCTTTGGGTGCACCTGTTGGCATTCA GTATTTACCGAGGACCATTAACTGGTCTCTTCTAATGTCATTATTGACT TTTGTTCCTGCGGCTTGTGTTTTTGGTTCATCATGGACAGATTGGCAGCGTGTCTTTGCACACACAAA GCCTATTGGAGCTATTGATTATATGATATGCCTACCAGCACATGGTGCTATTATTGGAGCTTGGTTAGGGGCTTGGCCCATGCCACTTGATTGGGAAAGACCATGGCAG GAGTGGCCTGTTTGTGTTAGTTATGGAGCCATGGCTGGTTACCTGGTTGCAATGGTGGCATCCTTAGGCTTCACACTTGTACGTGGCGCACGCCTTCCTCTCAAACAAGATTAA